From one Enterococcus sp. DIV2402 genomic stretch:
- a CDS encoding SpaA isopeptide-forming pilin-related protein has product MKNKSVQKVSVLLMLVVLLIQSVMTPILAIADTDSLQVENKILLNKLEVETKDEQEVATVSLETEVTNKTDEEQTYLVEANLSVELSSSTSPLPTGVIVKVNQKKIEVIVEPATTAKVPLKLSVAKTATNQELIVTTDNGNQQKNIKIPQIIVAESTTETTTVEETSSEAEADPEPESEKETATTVEETQEVSQSTVESMSEKTETVDSTTTEETISTETTESTTIESENETTPSEVDFSESVSDTSAEATTESSIKETTESSTEKKTTKSAAKVGPQADEDEPVRTEPKELSDDEITLKDFILTDSQGNPPSADHPLDPYSEAGVKIAFDWKLEEGDLRDVIAGDTYNFQLPEALFKILDINAAPGSIVFEGNLGDYGEYVITAEGQVTFTFNERAATENIVEGKVEIFSFIDVTKIEEGSSLEFDNPFSESNEEKIVIYFKPSGGTALSKEGKLDSKFQPKSVTWNVDINTSMDKLVAPTITDNIPADLALVPDSIVIYPVKVDVATGKVLPGSEGTPLASDAYTIVKNSDNELEIKFNELSGDAAYQAYRITYKTDVKNNDFEDDPENPRVWENEVTLSDDGKDVSDSASVTPKYGKLLNKTRTNYNPATQTMTWQIEYNTGMKKIGAGQGVFTDTWNQPMIFDKDAVRVYEASVNSEDGTVTKGSPITSGYTITEQETSGETTGGFTLTFDGEIDGTTYIIEYETTLDKQIDGNDVSLENTVAADGYSESNSGGTFEQQGVIKTGTPNYENKTIAWSIGLNNNKYEMHHLIVHDTFPEGLSLVDDSLELRVQGSETLLIEGTDYEFEKTPNDEGFTLTFIGDYAVTEEAFTLTYVTNFERQEDKTTRFPNHVKIDWEDSQENKHSNETETPGLPENHEFTGNNGDKEGTYNPQEKTIDWVINTNYESKDIHGSYVIEDVLPGNQELVSDSVKAHVYQIDPSTGAITITEELTSGFTVDTSDPTKIRVTFDDSTKAKKTLGITFQTKFKDDKVVDATVKNTASVIVDGNKAYELEKEVIVRNGNEFGVKEGKQIEGTNRLAWKIELNPNGSTISDYKLVDTISGEDAPEDSDSMLLADTIKVYKASLSATGDVEKGELADSSEYTLEINNSAKQFTLSFNDVIDQPYILEYETMIDATGAFAEVSNKYEITGNAGELTDGGSSSAEGVRISGSKGTGKGKRGDLKIIKKGENQALDSTNATQGIFELWDSRGRTQLMTESLNAEGELIFPNLVAGTYRIVERKAPGGYAIDPKYADRGPGTGKGFSTYLNLDSNHKTTPLAFEVEDPRFKVELRKEDKNGNLIGNQTNFATFKLFKGEAPDGVEVTENAPYEAKDGRLTLELKEPGNYYVIEEQAVEGYIRNTAPISFEVKENANGTQTLIDPVKIVNYQGSVTWKKVNENNQGIAGAVFELVNAADDTVIPAKEATSTASGEVKIEGIAPGTYYLREKKAAPDYILNPTKSANFTIDPTKEEGAVDVDLNEDEDPLVNYRRKAFMEKVYTSTEPTSGAKFVIKNVATGQYYSSENATTGVITWGNKANAQRFEEENNKVISPALGAGNYEFEEVEVAGGLDGYILNSQNVAFTITGEQTEGTATVPQADYDTQETMINYQANFTLTKVFESNDVTDKSGYTFDLYRGSTRIQTGLVTDSDGEITIPHLGAGSYELRETGGPAESTYLRNTTPLTFTVSSTANDNETSKLELSKSFTNYRGKIRVIKEFEDGSITNINKTATFRLQNADGNYYDGIDSNGLAMFNPTGSIFTTNAATGIYIFEGLVDGEYQLEEVSSADGYIRMTSSMTITIQEGYPGSNATVEQRVTNHKGKAVLKKVDDDGNPISLSGSNAEFIVYDRTDLMKKPVGNVTFRNTNEVFVTGLDAGKTYIIEEKTPPKNHIRTDVTYEFTIPFETPDGTVEVTQGIRSDRSAPAVSEDMVLTNYQGSATLIKQDKDGNQIPLEDGDATFKVVKDGDTAETPQGTVTIKDGKVHVTGLGSGTYRFVETSAPEGYLINTAGSATFTIGDIENEHEQVFPDELELKNYKGSVSFTKQNGSNEGIEGAEFAFYRNGEDTPIKEALTTDENGHILVDELAPGDYYFVETKPAPGYQLNATKVPVTIDGAANGEPVAKIASLTNELTRITFTKYGEAKQGLDKTAVDGAIFILSRDKGGSTEYYTGPNNRVDIDADWTTVKADAVLFTSGSNGQVTINGLRPDSYTIEETSAPVRFEEIDEENWHALTFEIDADGNASFASGSEITNIRETTEFEVTKVWNDQENAFNTRPESIRLTLQRQVGDNPAVNVPGVDPVDVTPETVNGEEVWTHTFKDLVKYDEANNAYTFSVVETKVANYETPQYSDEGKTVTNVLELTDVSGEKVWNDGNNSQQSRPTTPVTPDNTSHN; this is encoded by the coding sequence ATGAAGAATAAAAGTGTACAAAAAGTTTCCGTGTTGCTTATGTTGGTTGTACTACTCATTCAAAGTGTAATGACACCTATTTTGGCAATTGCTGATACAGATAGTTTGCAAGTCGAAAATAAGATTTTGCTGAATAAACTAGAAGTGGAAACAAAGGATGAGCAAGAAGTAGCGACAGTTTCTCTAGAAACCGAAGTGACAAATAAAACAGATGAAGAACAGACTTATTTAGTTGAAGCAAACTTATCAGTTGAATTGTCATCTAGTACGTCACCATTACCAACAGGTGTAATTGTTAAAGTCAATCAAAAAAAGATTGAAGTGATTGTAGAACCAGCAACGACAGCAAAAGTCCCGTTAAAACTTAGTGTTGCCAAAACTGCTACTAACCAAGAGTTGATTGTTACAACAGATAACGGCAATCAGCAAAAGAACATAAAAATACCACAAATAATAGTAGCAGAAAGCACGACCGAAACGACTACTGTAGAAGAAACAAGTAGTGAAGCCGAAGCGGATCCTGAACCTGAATCTGAGAAAGAAACCGCAACTACTGTAGAGGAAACACAAGAAGTCAGTCAATCGACTGTTGAAAGCATGAGTGAAAAAACTGAAACGGTTGATTCAACTACTACAGAAGAAACAATATCTACAGAAACTACTGAATCAACAACAATAGAATCAGAGAATGAGACAACACCCAGTGAAGTAGATTTTTCTGAGTCAGTCAGCGATACGTCTGCAGAAGCCACAACTGAATCATCAATCAAAGAAACAACTGAGTCTTCGACAGAAAAGAAAACGACGAAATCAGCCGCTAAAGTTGGTCCCCAGGCTGATGAAGATGAGCCAGTACGGACAGAACCAAAAGAATTGTCTGATGATGAAATCACACTTAAAGATTTTATTCTAACTGACAGCCAAGGAAATCCACCATCTGCGGATCATCCGTTAGACCCGTATAGTGAAGCAGGTGTAAAAATTGCATTTGATTGGAAACTAGAAGAAGGCGATTTACGTGATGTAATTGCTGGTGATACCTACAACTTCCAGTTACCTGAAGCTTTATTTAAAATATTAGACATCAATGCTGCCCCAGGTTCAATTGTTTTTGAAGGAAATTTGGGTGATTATGGTGAATACGTGATTACTGCTGAAGGTCAAGTGACTTTTACATTTAATGAGCGAGCAGCCACAGAGAATATTGTTGAAGGGAAAGTTGAAATCTTTTCATTTATTGATGTAACGAAAATTGAAGAAGGTTCCTCACTAGAATTTGACAATCCTTTTAGCGAATCGAACGAAGAAAAAATCGTGATTTATTTCAAACCTTCTGGAGGAACAGCACTTTCTAAGGAAGGAAAATTAGATAGTAAATTCCAACCTAAGTCAGTTACTTGGAATGTAGATATCAATACTTCAATGGATAAACTAGTAGCACCGACGATTACTGATAATATTCCCGCTGATTTAGCCCTAGTTCCTGACTCTATTGTCATTTATCCTGTTAAAGTGGATGTAGCGACTGGAAAAGTTCTTCCTGGATCAGAAGGAACACCTTTAGCGTCTGATGCGTATACAATTGTTAAAAATAGTGACAATGAATTAGAAATCAAATTTAATGAATTGTCTGGCGATGCTGCTTATCAAGCGTATCGAATAACTTATAAGACTGATGTAAAAAATAACGATTTTGAAGATGATCCAGAGAACCCTCGTGTTTGGGAAAATGAAGTGACGTTATCTGATGATGGTAAAGATGTCAGTGATTCTGCTTCTGTTACACCTAAATATGGCAAACTATTAAATAAAACACGAACTAATTATAATCCTGCGACACAAACCATGACTTGGCAAATCGAATACAATACAGGCATGAAAAAAATTGGAGCGGGTCAAGGTGTTTTCACTGATACTTGGAATCAACCAATGATTTTTGATAAAGATGCTGTGCGTGTTTATGAAGCATCGGTTAATTCAGAAGATGGAACAGTCACAAAAGGTTCTCCAATTACCTCAGGATATACCATTACTGAACAAGAAACTTCTGGAGAAACTACAGGAGGTTTCACTCTAACCTTTGATGGAGAAATTGATGGAACCACGTATATCATTGAGTATGAAACAACCTTGGACAAGCAAATTGATGGGAATGACGTTTCTTTAGAAAACACTGTTGCTGCAGATGGTTATTCTGAAAGTAACAGTGGCGGAACATTTGAACAACAAGGTGTTATCAAAACAGGAACGCCAAATTATGAGAACAAAACGATTGCTTGGTCGATTGGCTTGAATAATAATAAGTATGAGATGCATCATTTGATTGTTCATGATACCTTTCCTGAAGGTTTGTCATTAGTTGATGACAGTCTTGAATTAAGAGTCCAAGGATCAGAGACACTTTTAATTGAAGGTACCGACTATGAATTTGAGAAAACACCAAATGATGAAGGGTTTACTCTGACCTTTATTGGCGATTATGCCGTGACAGAGGAAGCCTTTACGTTGACGTATGTGACGAATTTTGAACGTCAAGAAGATAAAACAACACGTTTCCCTAATCATGTCAAAATTGATTGGGAAGATTCTCAAGAAAACAAGCATTCAAATGAAACCGAAACCCCCGGTCTACCAGAAAACCATGAATTTACTGGAAATAATGGGGATAAAGAAGGAACCTATAACCCACAAGAAAAAACGATTGACTGGGTTATTAATACTAACTACGAAAGCAAGGATATTCATGGTTCTTACGTAATTGAAGACGTTTTGCCTGGGAATCAAGAATTAGTTTCAGATAGTGTTAAAGCGCATGTGTATCAAATTGATCCTAGTACAGGTGCGATTACAATTACAGAAGAATTAACAAGTGGGTTTACGGTAGATACGTCAGACCCAACCAAAATCCGAGTGACGTTTGATGACTCAACCAAAGCAAAGAAAACATTAGGCATAACCTTCCAAACAAAATTTAAAGATGACAAAGTAGTTGATGCGACAGTCAAAAACACGGCATCAGTTATAGTAGATGGCAACAAAGCCTATGAGTTAGAAAAAGAGGTTATTGTACGTAACGGAAATGAATTTGGGGTTAAAGAAGGAAAACAAATTGAAGGCACCAATCGCCTAGCTTGGAAAATCGAATTGAATCCTAATGGGTCAACCATTAGTGATTATAAGTTAGTGGATACTATTTCTGGTGAAGATGCGCCTGAGGATAGTGATAGTATGCTTTTAGCAGACACCATTAAAGTCTATAAAGCAAGCTTATCTGCAACTGGTGATGTGGAAAAAGGAGAACTTGCAGATTCAAGTGAGTACACTCTTGAAATCAATAATAGTGCAAAGCAATTTACGCTATCGTTCAATGATGTTATTGACCAACCGTATATTTTAGAATATGAAACAATGATTGATGCGACAGGTGCATTTGCAGAAGTCAGTAATAAATATGAAATTACAGGAAATGCAGGGGAGCTTACAGATGGAGGTTCTTCTTCTGCAGAAGGTGTCCGAATTTCTGGTTCAAAAGGTACAGGTAAAGGTAAACGTGGCGATTTGAAAATTATTAAAAAAGGTGAAAATCAAGCCTTAGATTCTACAAATGCCACGCAAGGTATATTTGAATTATGGGATTCACGTGGACGTACGCAATTAATGACCGAGTCTTTAAATGCAGAGGGTGAATTAATTTTCCCTAATTTAGTGGCAGGTACGTATCGAATTGTGGAACGTAAAGCACCTGGTGGCTATGCGATTGATCCTAAATATGCTGATCGTGGACCAGGAACAGGAAAAGGTTTTTCAACCTATTTGAATCTTGATAGTAACCATAAAACGACGCCATTAGCGTTTGAAGTTGAAGATCCACGGTTTAAAGTAGAGTTAAGAAAAGAAGATAAAAATGGTAATTTAATTGGTAATCAAACAAATTTTGCAACCTTCAAATTATTTAAAGGTGAAGCACCTGATGGAGTTGAAGTAACCGAAAATGCGCCTTATGAAGCAAAAGATGGGCGCTTAACCCTTGAACTTAAAGAACCAGGCAACTATTACGTTATTGAAGAGCAAGCAGTTGAGGGCTACATTCGTAATACAGCACCGATTTCGTTTGAAGTAAAAGAGAATGCGAACGGCACTCAAACACTTATCGATCCAGTCAAGATTGTTAATTATCAAGGATCAGTGACTTGGAAAAAGGTTAATGAAAATAATCAGGGAATAGCCGGGGCAGTTTTTGAATTAGTCAATGCTGCTGATGATACAGTTATTCCTGCTAAAGAAGCTACCTCAACGGCCTCTGGTGAAGTGAAAATCGAAGGAATTGCTCCAGGAACGTATTATTTAAGAGAGAAAAAAGCCGCACCAGACTATATTCTTAATCCTACTAAATCAGCGAATTTTACAATTGACCCTACAAAAGAAGAGGGTGCAGTAGATGTTGACTTAAACGAAGATGAGGATCCGTTAGTCAATTATCGTCGTAAAGCATTTATGGAAAAAGTCTATACTAGTACGGAACCAACATCTGGTGCAAAATTTGTTATTAAAAATGTAGCCACTGGACAATATTATAGTAGTGAGAACGCAACTACTGGTGTTATTACTTGGGGAAACAAAGCGAATGCACAGCGGTTTGAAGAAGAAAACAATAAAGTAATAAGTCCAGCTTTAGGTGCAGGAAATTACGAATTTGAAGAGGTAGAAGTAGCAGGTGGATTAGATGGGTATATTTTAAACTCACAAAATGTAGCATTTACAATCACAGGTGAACAAACTGAGGGAACAGCGACAGTACCACAAGCTGATTATGATACCCAAGAAACGATGATTAACTATCAAGCAAACTTTACTTTAACTAAAGTTTTTGAATCTAACGATGTAACTGATAAGAGTGGCTATACATTTGATTTGTATCGGGGGTCTACTCGAATTCAAACAGGATTAGTAACTGATAGTGATGGAGAAATTACGATTCCACATTTAGGTGCCGGCAGTTATGAACTACGAGAAACTGGTGGTCCAGCTGAGTCAACATATTTACGTAATACGACGCCATTAACGTTTACAGTTTCTTCGACAGCCAATGATAACGAGACTAGCAAATTAGAGCTATCAAAATCTTTTACAAATTATCGTGGTAAGATACGTGTAATTAAAGAATTTGAAGATGGTTCAATTACTAATATTAATAAAACGGCAACGTTCCGTTTGCAGAATGCTGATGGGAATTATTATGACGGAATAGATAGTAATGGATTAGCGATGTTCAATCCAACTGGTTCAATATTTACAACTAATGCTGCAACTGGAATTTACATCTTTGAAGGACTAGTTGATGGAGAGTATCAATTAGAAGAAGTGTCTTCTGCAGATGGATATATTCGAATGACAAGTAGTATGACAATTACTATTCAAGAAGGATATCCGGGTTCAAATGCTACAGTAGAACAGCGTGTAACGAACCATAAAGGTAAAGCTGTTCTGAAAAAAGTTGATGACGATGGAAATCCGATTTCTTTATCAGGTTCAAATGCTGAATTTATTGTTTATGATAGAACAGATTTAATGAAAAAACCGGTTGGTAATGTAACGTTTAGAAATACCAATGAAGTATTCGTTACTGGCTTAGACGCTGGAAAAACGTATATTATCGAAGAAAAAACACCACCTAAAAATCACATTCGTACAGATGTAACTTATGAATTTACGATTCCATTCGAAACCCCAGATGGAACTGTCGAAGTAACTCAAGGGATTAGAAGCGATCGAAGTGCTCCTGCTGTTTCTGAAGACATGGTTTTAACGAATTATCAAGGATCAGCGACTTTAATCAAACAAGACAAAGACGGCAATCAAATTCCTTTAGAGGATGGAGATGCAACGTTTAAAGTCGTAAAAGATGGCGATACAGCAGAAACGCCTCAAGGAACGGTAACCATCAAAGACGGGAAAGTTCATGTGACGGGATTAGGATCAGGAACCTATCGCTTTGTTGAAACAAGTGCACCAGAAGGTTATTTGATTAATACTGCTGGTTCAGCAACTTTTACTATTGGAGACATTGAAAATGAGCATGAACAAGTTTTTCCAGACGAACTTGAATTGAAAAACTACAAAGGTTCAGTTAGTTTTACAAAACAAAATGGTAGCAATGAAGGCATTGAAGGGGCGGAGTTTGCATTCTATCGAAATGGAGAAGACACGCCAATTAAAGAAGCTTTAACAACCGATGAAAATGGTCATATTTTAGTTGATGAGTTAGCGCCAGGTGATTATTATTTTGTAGAAACAAAACCTGCACCAGGTTATCAATTAAATGCCACAAAAGTTCCAGTTACAATTGATGGGGCAGCAAATGGTGAGCCGGTAGCTAAAATAGCTAGTTTGACTAATGAGTTAACTCGAATTACCTTCACGAAATACGGTGAGGCAAAACAAGGCTTAGACAAAACGGCTGTTGATGGTGCAATCTTCATTCTTTCTAGAGACAAGGGTGGTTCAACCGAGTACTATACTGGGCCGAATAATCGGGTAGATATAGATGCCGATTGGACAACAGTGAAAGCTGATGCTGTGCTATTTACATCAGGCAGCAATGGTCAAGTAACTATCAATGGTTTGCGCCCAGATTCATATACAATTGAAGAAACGTCTGCACCAGTAAGATTTGAAGAAATTGATGAAGAAAATTGGCATGCATTGACTTTTGAAATTGATGCTGATGGAAATGCATCATTTGCGTCAGGTTCTGAAATCACTAATATTCGAGAAACAACTGAGTTTGAAGTGACGAAAGTATGGAATGATCAAGAAAACGCCTTTAATACACGTCCTGAAAGTATTCGATTAACTTTACAACGACAAGTTGGAGATAATCCAGCAGTAAACGTTCCTGGCGTAGACCCAGTAGATGTCACACCAGAAACAGTAAACGGTGAAGAAGTGTGGACACATACGTTTAAAGACCTCGTAAAATACGATGAAGCAAACAATGCCTATACATTTAGTGTGGTAGAAACGAAAGTAGCCAATTATGAAACACCGCAGTACTCTGATGAAGGAAAAACGGTAACCAACGTTTTAGAATTGACAGATGTATCTGGTGAAAAAGTTTGGAATGATGGAAATAATTCACAGCAGTCACGCCCGACAACACCAGTCACGCCCGACAACACCAGTCACAATTGA
- a CDS encoding helix-turn-helix domain-containing protein yields MEVEEYLVFFFIRMTKEEIMDKLNSKLFLKIKIIEILSNEATYLSTQQLTERLGNISVNTVRLTCLELQQDFEKLYTEEEAKLIISTRHGIQLLRKDINIQLLVEDFFMNDLSYKIYQALLLHKEVSTLDFCEQHFISKSTLARYLKRLNRILAKRQLRISLSDKMILLGPISKIRSNYQYYFFMVHRRLDRLTWFPNTDKYLKKTKKILAHLNIEVSQNKLQTLGLMTLIFEQTAKHYGSVSLEEPSMQYHSFYQFTKKPTFLTDWSEEDWQFFTLSLYSLNIGAPNSFIEKKETRIFKKDIDIWLTTFEKYLRPLTSQEKTLLATNLDQQIQFHSMFILNSLLLSILGLQNFGSFNDDFPMYHQQFELFWEKLTKKATRFKNSDYHKLTSFLSCTAIIDPTMFNPTVKLFIHSESFSLHKTFMEKRINYFLSQYNVLFVSDYQDAQLIISTTTVFEVVTNTPIMYVYPSLTNVDLQNIETCVNHLFPSKNPT; encoded by the coding sequence ATGGAGGTGGAAGAATATTTAGTATTCTTTTTTATTAGGATGACTAAAGAAGAAATTATGGATAAATTAAACTCAAAACTTTTCTTAAAAATTAAAATTATTGAAATTCTAAGCAACGAAGCCACCTATCTTTCTACCCAACAATTAACTGAACGATTGGGGAATATCAGTGTAAATACGGTTCGACTGACTTGTTTAGAGTTACAGCAAGATTTTGAAAAACTCTATACAGAAGAAGAAGCGAAACTCATTATTAGTACACGTCACGGCATTCAATTACTACGCAAAGATATCAATATCCAACTACTAGTTGAAGACTTTTTCATGAATGATTTAAGTTATAAAATATACCAAGCCTTACTCCTACATAAAGAAGTTTCCACGCTGGATTTTTGTGAACAGCATTTTATTTCTAAATCAACACTTGCTCGCTACTTAAAACGCTTAAATCGTATTTTAGCAAAACGTCAACTACGAATTTCACTTTCTGATAAAATGATTTTGTTAGGACCGATCAGCAAAATTCGCTCAAATTATCAATATTATTTTTTTATGGTGCATCGACGTTTGGATCGATTGACTTGGTTTCCAAATACAGACAAATACCTCAAAAAAACGAAAAAAATTCTTGCTCATTTAAACATCGAGGTTAGCCAAAATAAATTGCAAACATTAGGTTTAATGACTTTAATATTTGAACAAACTGCTAAACATTATGGTTCTGTTAGCTTAGAAGAACCCTCAATGCAATACCATTCGTTTTACCAATTCACTAAAAAACCAACCTTTTTAACAGATTGGTCTGAAGAAGATTGGCAATTTTTTACATTGAGTTTATATTCATTAAATATTGGTGCGCCTAATTCTTTTATTGAGAAAAAAGAAACACGAATCTTTAAAAAAGATATTGATATTTGGTTAACAACCTTTGAAAAATACTTGCGTCCACTGACTTCTCAAGAAAAGACGTTGTTGGCTACCAATTTAGATCAACAAATTCAGTTTCACTCAATGTTTATACTCAACAGCTTATTGTTGAGTATTCTAGGATTGCAAAATTTCGGTAGTTTTAACGACGATTTTCCTATGTACCATCAGCAATTTGAGCTATTTTGGGAAAAACTCACAAAAAAAGCAACACGCTTTAAAAATTCTGATTATCATAAATTAACTTCCTTTTTGTCTTGTACAGCGATTATTGATCCAACAATGTTTAATCCAACCGTCAAATTATTTATTCACTCAGAATCATTTTCTTTACACAAAACATTTATGGAAAAGCGCATTAATTATTTCTTGTCACAATACAATGTTCTTTTTGTTTCGGATTACCAGGATGCTCAACTAATTATTAGTACTACGACTGTTTTTGAAGTTGTAACGAATACGCCAATCATGTATGTCTATCCTTCTTTAACAAATGTTGATTTACAAAATATTGAAACTTGTGTCAATCATTTATTTCCTTCAAAAAATCCAACATAA